From the Streptomyces nigrescens genome, one window contains:
- a CDS encoding PadR family transcriptional regulator yields MRLPLLALLVSGPAHGYELKQALEDLLGAAYPQPNVGQIYVTLGRLEKARLIEGEDVEQSDRPNKRIYRITAAGRETVDAWFEESTAEPRVRDEFFMKLALAPHTGTADQIALINKQRRHYLNTMRDLSKLAAGEDRENRVAQLLIEGAMLHLQADLDWLERCQEELE; encoded by the coding sequence GTGCGGCTGCCACTCCTGGCGCTGTTGGTCAGCGGACCCGCACACGGCTATGAACTCAAGCAAGCCCTTGAGGACCTCCTGGGCGCCGCATACCCTCAGCCGAACGTCGGCCAGATCTACGTCACCCTGGGCAGGCTGGAGAAGGCGCGCCTGATCGAGGGAGAGGACGTCGAGCAGTCGGACCGCCCGAACAAGCGCATCTACCGGATCACCGCCGCGGGGCGCGAGACGGTGGACGCCTGGTTCGAGGAGTCCACCGCCGAACCACGGGTCCGGGACGAATTCTTCATGAAGCTCGCCCTGGCCCCCCACACCGGGACCGCAGACCAGATCGCTCTGATCAACAAGCAGCGCCGCCACTACCTCAATACCATGCGTGACCTGTCGAAACTCGCGGCGGGTGAGGACCGGGAGAACCGGGTGGCACAGCTGCTGATCGAGGGCGCGATGCTGCATCTGCAGGCGGATCTGGACTGGCTGGAGCGCTGTCAAGAGGAGTTGGAATGA
- a CDS encoding ABC transporter ATP-binding protein — MNRDEPSGPIVRAAGLVKTHRPEGAAPVHAVRGVDLSIERGEFVALTGPSGAGKSTLLHLLGGLDRPDSGSIWLDGRQVDAYSEARWAVLRRNHIGIVFQFFNLVSNLSVADNVELPALLAGRSPRQARTDRAELLDELGLTGKENSTPGELSGGEQQRVALARALVNSPSLLLADEPAGSLDSKGTREVLRLLSRFHQRGQTILLVTHDARMASAADRVISFFDGQVVDDAHLGDGPKRPAAGVADVLKLKG, encoded by the coding sequence ATGAACCGGGACGAGCCGTCCGGCCCAATAGTCCGGGCAGCCGGCCTGGTCAAGACCCACCGGCCGGAAGGCGCTGCCCCGGTCCACGCGGTGCGGGGCGTCGACCTCAGCATCGAACGCGGGGAGTTCGTCGCCCTCACCGGCCCCTCGGGAGCCGGCAAATCCACCTTGCTGCATCTCCTCGGCGGCCTGGACCGGCCCGACAGCGGATCGATCTGGCTCGACGGCCGCCAGGTCGACGCCTACAGCGAGGCACGCTGGGCGGTGCTGCGCCGCAACCACATCGGCATCGTCTTCCAGTTCTTCAACCTCGTCTCCAACCTCTCCGTCGCCGACAACGTCGAACTCCCCGCACTGCTGGCCGGCCGGTCCCCCCGGCAGGCCCGCACCGACCGGGCCGAGCTGCTCGACGAGCTGGGGCTGACCGGCAAGGAGAACAGCACACCGGGGGAGCTGTCCGGCGGTGAACAGCAGCGCGTCGCCCTGGCCCGTGCCCTGGTCAACAGCCCCAGCCTGCTGCTCGCCGACGAACCCGCCGGAAGCCTCGACAGCAAGGGCACCAGAGAGGTGCTGCGGCTGCTCTCCCGCTTCCACCAGCGCGGTCAGACGATCTTGCTGGTCACCCATGACGCGAGGATGGCCAGTGCCGCGGACCGGGTGATCAGCTTCTTCGACGGCCAGGTCGTCGACGACGCCCACCTCGGCGACGGCCCGAAGCGCCCCGCGGCCGGTGTGGCCGACGTACTCAAGCTCAAGGGCTGA
- a CDS encoding ABC transporter permease, whose protein sequence is MRAAARWTQAHLTAHRPAAVLTVLATAGITISLLLATALFAYAADPWQRAFTQSSGAHVWIHTQSGAAAGSLAGLDEVRATSGPFRTVRTTASLQPGDAKATLELRGAAKRPATAAPQVVAGRWLEAGADAGTTKGIVLDSSVARAMWAKPGDTLVLSDFPSPLRVVGVADTAEVTFRAGETPGVAWVLPETLDTSDAGRDQRGRTIGLRLGDPADTDYVVQRAVTQLGADQITDVSTWRQAKAEAEGDNQLLGRLLGLFGLGALLAAALAVGGAISTRIRGHLRDISILKAIGFTPGQVVRMFVALHLGLALLGVALGALLTQVAGTLVPGRIGEAIALWRQLPGHAWLTLVISGGVVAFIGSATCLAAWRAGRVPPVPVARAATPTGGRASALTRRALGLRVPPALVLGWRGAFHRPLRSSAAVARLAVPLLLITIALGAWTTLDRFTTHPENVGLSAALTARSETLGDRDLRQLLASQRELTAYPGAEVQALVPGQTGTITLRGIGTDARPYPGAVVEGRAAHGPDEAVAGQGLLDLLDARVGDWVRMTVAGRPHVLHIVGRGIETTDGGRVVSTTLDTLREGDSDSGAPEASHPPRPDFYQLVLHRGADPDSVRDALYKASAGRLEVREIPNPADQLSAVRAVSVGLIAVLILIGLVELATTVGAGVRDRSRDLLALRAVGLTPRQITAVIVSATAFITLAAALAGTALGVLASQWLINLQGRTSGWGTGIAQRPDLGILLLVIAIAVTTAATASVLPAARAARRRLADSATDLL, encoded by the coding sequence GTGCGAGCAGCGGCGCGCTGGACCCAGGCGCATCTGACGGCACACCGCCCGGCGGCGGTGCTCACCGTGCTGGCCACGGCCGGGATCACCATCTCGCTGCTGCTGGCCACCGCCCTGTTCGCCTATGCGGCCGACCCCTGGCAACGGGCCTTCACCCAGTCCTCCGGCGCCCACGTATGGATCCACACCCAAAGTGGCGCCGCCGCCGGATCGCTCGCGGGCCTGGACGAGGTACGGGCCACCTCCGGGCCTTTCCGTACGGTCCGCACCACCGCGAGCCTTCAGCCCGGCGACGCCAAGGCGACCCTGGAACTGCGTGGCGCGGCGAAGCGCCCCGCCACCGCCGCGCCCCAGGTCGTCGCGGGCCGCTGGCTGGAGGCGGGCGCCGACGCGGGCACCACCAAGGGCATCGTCCTGGACAGTTCGGTGGCCCGCGCGATGTGGGCCAAACCGGGCGACACCCTCGTGCTGAGCGACTTCCCGTCGCCGCTGCGTGTGGTGGGCGTCGCGGACACCGCCGAGGTCACCTTCCGTGCGGGAGAGACCCCGGGGGTGGCCTGGGTGCTCCCCGAGACCCTCGACACCTCCGACGCGGGCCGCGACCAGCGCGGACGCACCATCGGCCTCCGGCTCGGCGACCCCGCGGACACCGACTATGTCGTCCAGCGGGCGGTCACCCAGCTCGGCGCCGACCAGATCACCGACGTCTCCACCTGGCGGCAGGCCAAGGCCGAAGCCGAAGGCGACAACCAGCTCCTGGGGCGGCTGCTCGGCCTGTTCGGACTCGGCGCGCTGCTCGCCGCGGCCCTGGCGGTGGGCGGCGCCATCAGCACCAGGATCCGCGGACATTTGCGGGACATCTCCATCCTCAAGGCCATCGGCTTCACCCCCGGCCAGGTGGTCCGCATGTTCGTCGCCCTCCACCTCGGCCTCGCGCTGCTGGGCGTCGCCCTCGGGGCGCTGCTGACCCAGGTGGCCGGCACTCTGGTCCCCGGGCGGATCGGGGAGGCGATCGCCCTGTGGCGGCAGCTTCCCGGGCACGCCTGGCTGACCTTGGTCATCTCCGGCGGTGTGGTGGCCTTCATCGGCTCGGCGACCTGCCTGGCGGCGTGGCGGGCCGGCCGGGTGCCCCCGGTGCCCGTCGCCCGCGCCGCCACCCCCACCGGCGGCCGGGCCTCCGCTCTCACCCGCCGGGCGCTCGGCCTCCGGGTCCCCCCGGCGCTGGTGCTCGGCTGGCGGGGCGCCTTCCACCGTCCGCTGCGCTCCTCGGCGGCCGTGGCGCGGCTGGCCGTCCCATTGCTGCTGATCACCATCGCCCTGGGCGCCTGGACCACCTTGGACCGCTTCACCACGCACCCCGAGAACGTCGGTCTGTCCGCGGCCCTCACCGCACGCTCCGAAACCCTCGGCGACCGGGACCTACGCCAACTCCTCGCCTCCCAACGGGAATTGACCGCCTACCCGGGCGCCGAGGTCCAGGCGCTCGTACCGGGTCAGACCGGGACAATTACCCTGCGGGGGATCGGCACGGACGCCCGGCCCTACCCCGGCGCCGTAGTGGAAGGGCGCGCCGCCCACGGCCCCGATGAAGCGGTCGCCGGACAGGGACTGCTCGACCTCCTGGACGCGCGGGTCGGCGACTGGGTCCGGATGACCGTCGCCGGCCGCCCGCACGTCCTCCATATCGTCGGCCGCGGCATCGAGACCACCGATGGCGGTCGGGTCGTCTCCACCACCCTGGACACTCTGCGCGAGGGCGACAGTGACAGCGGTGCACCCGAGGCGTCGCACCCACCGCGCCCGGATTTCTACCAATTGGTCCTGCACCGCGGCGCCGACCCGGATTCCGTGCGCGACGCCCTGTACAAGGCGTCCGCCGGCCGTCTCGAAGTGCGCGAGATCCCCAACCCCGCCGATCAGCTGTCCGCGGTCCGCGCTGTCAGTGTCGGGCTGATCGCGGTGCTGATCCTGATCGGGCTGGTGGAACTCGCGACGACGGTCGGTGCCGGTGTCCGCGACCGCAGCCGCGATCTGCTCGCCCTCCGGGCCGTCGGACTGACGCCCCGTCAGATCACCGCCGTCATCGTCTCCGCCACCGCGTTCATCACCCTGGCCGCCGCGCTGGCCGGCACGGCTCTGGGCGTCCTCGCCTCCCAGTGGCTGATCAACCTCCAGGGCCGCACCAGCGGCTGGGGGACCGGTATCGCCCAGCGCCCCGACCTCGGCATCCTCCTGCTGGTCATCGCCATCGCCGTCACCACCGCCGCGACGGCCTCGGTCCTCCCCGCCGCCCGCGCGGCACGGCGCCGGCTCGCGGACTCGGCCACCGATCTGCTCTAG
- a CDS encoding CAP domain-containing protein, producing the protein MSKHRKKRHYRQITIAAVAIGAVGVPSVAMACLDGQENAGGRHHGHWKNASADHRWSKGEKDAKPAAKTSPAPAASPSAAKATAKASGATARVVELVNDERRKAGCSPLTVNAKLTKAAQDHSKDMADHRNMSHTGSDGSSPEDRITRAGYNWSSYGENVAYGYSTPESVMEGWMTSPGHKRNILDCSFKEIGVGHAQPDDYWTQDFGTAR; encoded by the coding sequence ATGAGTAAACATCGCAAGAAGCGGCACTATCGGCAGATAACCATCGCTGCTGTCGCCATAGGTGCCGTGGGCGTGCCCTCTGTTGCCATGGCCTGTCTGGACGGGCAGGAGAATGCGGGCGGCCGGCATCACGGCCATTGGAAGAATGCATCCGCCGATCACCGGTGGTCGAAGGGCGAGAAGGACGCCAAGCCGGCGGCGAAGACCTCTCCGGCACCCGCCGCGTCCCCGAGTGCCGCGAAAGCCACCGCCAAGGCATCCGGCGCCACGGCCCGCGTGGTCGAACTCGTCAACGATGAGCGCCGCAAGGCCGGCTGCTCGCCGCTGACCGTGAACGCAAAACTGACAAAGGCCGCCCAGGATCACAGCAAGGACATGGCGGACCATCGGAATATGTCGCATACCGGTTCCGATGGATCGTCTCCGGAAGACCGGATCACCCGGGCCGGTTACAACTGGAGCTCCTACGGCGAGAACGTCGCCTACGGCTACTCCACGCCCGAAAGCGTGATGGAGGGCTGGATGACCAGCCCCGGCCACAAGCGCAACATTCTCGACTGCTCCTTCAAGGAGATCGGCGTCGGCCACGCACAGCCCGACGACTACTGGACGCAGGACTTCGGAACGGCGCGATAA
- a CDS encoding DUF2180 family protein, whose amino-acid sequence MNCYDCAPGHTTTAAVAICRNCGAALCHQHARSAPQTVVRVQGVGKSTLPETARRIMCTICRGAQPG is encoded by the coding sequence ATGAACTGCTACGACTGCGCGCCGGGCCACACAACCACCGCCGCGGTGGCGATCTGCCGGAACTGCGGCGCCGCGCTGTGTCACCAGCATGCCCGGTCCGCCCCGCAGACCGTGGTCCGCGTACAGGGCGTAGGCAAGAGCACCTTGCCGGAGACGGCGCGCCGCATCATGTGCACGATCTGCCGAGGCGCCCAGCCGGGCTGA
- a CDS encoding alpha/beta fold hydrolase, whose protein sequence is MTTFVLIPGAACGSWHWHLLEAELRARGRAVVSVDLPCEDDAAGLEEYADAVVAATAGRGRLMLVAHSFAGFTAPLVCARVPVEVLVLVAAMVPLPGEAPDEWWAATGHPDAQVRRAGRAAQRAGDGTGAEGVPEAAVPGSAADPFFQDLPPELAAEAAVRWRRQSETPAARPGPMQTWPDVATRFLLCRQDRLFPAPFLRAAAAERLGVVPDEMAGGHFPMLSRPVELADRLERYGATTAG, encoded by the coding sequence ATGACGACCTTTGTGTTGATTCCCGGTGCCGCGTGCGGCTCCTGGCACTGGCATCTGCTGGAGGCGGAGCTGCGGGCCCGGGGGCGGGCAGTGGTGAGTGTGGATCTGCCGTGTGAGGACGACGCTGCGGGTCTGGAGGAGTATGCGGACGCGGTCGTCGCCGCTACGGCGGGGCGTGGCCGGCTGATGCTCGTGGCGCATTCGTTCGCCGGGTTCACGGCGCCGTTGGTCTGTGCGCGGGTGCCGGTGGAGGTGCTGGTGCTGGTGGCGGCGATGGTGCCGTTGCCGGGGGAGGCGCCGGACGAGTGGTGGGCGGCGACGGGACACCCGGACGCACAGGTCAGACGGGCCGGGCGGGCGGCCCAGCGGGCGGGCGACGGCACGGGTGCGGAGGGTGTCCCGGAGGCCGCTGTGCCGGGGTCGGCCGCGGACCCGTTCTTCCAGGATCTGCCGCCGGAGCTGGCCGCGGAGGCGGCGGTCCGGTGGCGGCGGCAGTCGGAGACCCCGGCCGCGCGGCCGGGGCCGATGCAGACCTGGCCCGATGTGGCGACCCGGTTCCTGCTGTGCCGTCAGGACCGTCTCTTCCCGGCACCGTTCCTGCGTGCGGCGGCGGCGGAGCGCCTGGGGGTGGTGCCTGACGAAATGGCGGGCGGGCATTTCCCGATGCTGTCCCGTCCGGTCGAGCTGGCGGACCGGCTGGAGCGTTACGGCGCGACGACGGCAGGGTGA
- a CDS encoding MFS transporter, with protein sequence MSLRILPPAGAPRVLAAAQLSNSVGDGAFYVCSALYFTRVIGLSPTQIGLGLTVAWAVGSVAGVPLGALADRRGPRGTAVLLALATSIAVASFLFIRSFVPFLVVVCLYATAQCGLAAARQALLAGLVDRSARTGVLAHLQSTLNAGLAIGAALGGLALQYDTQEAYLAVFALDAVGFLSCTAVLLLLPAVAPVPVRTGGEPRFAVLRDRPYAVLTFLNAVLLLRMPLLSLAIPLWIVARTDAPSWLVSALFILNTLGVMAFQVRTARTVTGLRSASRAVWHSSLIMLVSCLVFALSAAGIGPWGAGAVLVVGAVLQLVGEMLQSAGSWQISFDLAPDRQVGQYQGFFGTGVPLARTLGPLLLTSLLVTWGVPGWLVLGALFLVTGLGMRAVVRWAERDRVRGCGPSADGAEEAAPVTAQAS encoded by the coding sequence GTGTCGCTACGCATCCTGCCGCCGGCCGGCGCACCACGCGTCCTCGCCGCGGCACAGCTGAGCAACTCGGTCGGCGACGGCGCCTTTTACGTCTGCTCGGCGCTCTACTTCACCCGGGTCATCGGCCTGTCGCCCACCCAGATCGGCCTGGGGCTGACCGTGGCGTGGGCCGTCGGTTCGGTCGCGGGAGTGCCGCTGGGCGCGCTCGCCGACCGCCGGGGGCCGCGCGGCACCGCGGTGCTGCTCGCGCTGGCCACCAGTATCGCCGTCGCCTCGTTCCTGTTCATCCGCTCCTTCGTGCCGTTCCTCGTCGTCGTGTGTCTGTACGCCACCGCGCAGTGCGGACTGGCCGCGGCCCGCCAGGCGCTGCTCGCCGGGCTCGTGGACCGCTCGGCCCGCACCGGCGTACTGGCCCACCTCCAGTCGACACTCAACGCCGGGCTGGCCATCGGCGCGGCCCTCGGCGGACTGGCCCTGCAGTACGACACCCAAGAGGCCTACCTCGCGGTCTTCGCCCTGGACGCGGTGGGCTTCCTGAGCTGCACTGCGGTGCTGCTCCTGCTGCCCGCGGTGGCCCCGGTCCCGGTCCGTACGGGCGGCGAGCCGCGGTTCGCGGTGCTGCGGGACCGCCCGTACGCCGTGCTGACCTTCCTCAACGCGGTCCTGCTGCTGCGGATGCCGCTGCTCAGCCTCGCCATCCCGCTGTGGATCGTGGCGCGTACGGACGCGCCCAGCTGGCTGGTCTCTGCGCTGTTCATCCTCAACACCCTTGGCGTCATGGCCTTCCAGGTCCGCACGGCCCGGACGGTGACGGGACTGCGCAGCGCCTCGCGGGCGGTGTGGCACTCCTCCCTGATCATGCTGGTCTCGTGTCTGGTCTTCGCTTTGTCGGCCGCGGGTATCGGGCCGTGGGGAGCCGGGGCGGTGCTCGTCGTGGGCGCGGTGCTCCAGCTCGTCGGCGAGATGCTGCAGTCGGCCGGATCCTGGCAGATCAGCTTCGACCTGGCGCCGGACCGTCAAGTCGGTCAGTACCAGGGCTTCTTCGGTACGGGCGTCCCGTTGGCGCGCACGCTCGGCCCCCTGCTGCTCACCTCGCTGCTGGTCACCTGGGGGGTACCGGGCTGGCTCGTGCTGGGGGCACTGTTCCTGGTGACCGGGCTCGGGATGCGTGCGGTGGTGCGCTGGGCGGAACGCGACCGGGTCCGGGGGTGTGGTCCGTCGGCAGACGGGGCGGAGGAGGCGGCGCCGGTGACCGCTCAGGCGTCCTGA
- a CDS encoding DUF2238 domain-containing protein, translating into MTAVPRTLPPVLLAAVLLALALSGLQPHDRATWLMETCWVIVGVPVLVAVRKRFPLSPLLCCLLAAHALVLIVGGHYTYAEVPVGHWLQDALDLSRNPYDRVGHLMQGFVPAILVRELLVRTSPLRGSAWLGPLIVCACLAFSAFFEMIEWWTALAGGAAADAFLATQGDQWDTQWDMACALFGAVVSLLLLSRLHDRQLARLGTGAARGA; encoded by the coding sequence ATGACCGCTGTTCCCCGCACACTGCCGCCGGTTCTGCTCGCGGCGGTGCTTCTCGCCCTGGCTCTGTCGGGGCTCCAGCCGCACGACCGCGCCACCTGGCTCATGGAGACCTGCTGGGTGATCGTCGGCGTGCCGGTGCTGGTCGCGGTGCGGAAACGCTTTCCGCTCAGCCCACTGCTGTGCTGCCTGCTCGCCGCTCACGCACTGGTCCTGATCGTTGGCGGCCACTACACCTATGCCGAGGTCCCGGTGGGGCACTGGCTGCAGGACGCGCTGGATCTCTCCCGCAATCCCTACGACCGCGTCGGGCATCTCATGCAGGGCTTCGTGCCCGCGATCCTGGTCCGCGAACTGCTGGTGCGGACCTCCCCGTTGCGCGGCAGCGCCTGGCTGGGCCCGCTGATCGTGTGCGCATGCCTGGCCTTCAGCGCGTTCTTCGAGATGATCGAGTGGTGGACGGCGCTGGCCGGCGGCGCCGCGGCCGATGCGTTCCTCGCCACCCAGGGGGACCAGTGGGACACCCAGTGGGACATGGCCTGCGCGCTCTTCGGAGCGGTCGTCTCGCTCCTGCTCCTCAGCCGCCTCCACGACCGCCAGCTCGCCCGCCTCGGCACCGGGGCGGCCCGGGGCGCCTGA
- the gntA gene encoding guanitoxin biosynthesis heme-dependent pre-guanitoxin N-hydroxylase GntA translates to MTVDVSAATEVGQFLLGDSFACLAGRSAWRQGGITHRHYTWFGDDTTGEQMAADLQAYVKAVDWAAKPFTSFVATFSGPLNLSETEFEQHLWQQLQALHDHDSRTHSWAEGYDPDPSSGAFAYSVAGHPFFVIGLHETHSRVGRRPPFPMLAFNSHHQFDRIKAAGLWDRLAEKIRKQDIELQGSINPNLLEYEKLSEARRYSGRPKPADWACPFSARV, encoded by the coding sequence ATGACGGTTGACGTCTCCGCCGCCACTGAAGTCGGGCAGTTCCTGCTCGGCGACTCCTTTGCTTGCCTGGCCGGCCGTTCAGCATGGCGACAGGGTGGCATCACCCACCGCCACTACACATGGTTCGGTGATGACACCACGGGCGAGCAGATGGCGGCTGATCTGCAGGCGTATGTGAAGGCGGTGGACTGGGCCGCCAAACCCTTCACAAGCTTCGTGGCCACCTTCTCGGGTCCTCTGAACCTGTCGGAGACCGAGTTCGAGCAGCATTTGTGGCAGCAGCTGCAGGCGCTGCACGACCACGACAGCCGTACGCACTCCTGGGCCGAGGGCTACGATCCCGACCCGTCGTCCGGTGCCTTCGCCTACAGCGTCGCCGGGCACCCGTTCTTCGTGATCGGGCTGCACGAGACGCACAGCCGGGTCGGCCGCCGCCCGCCGTTCCCGATGCTCGCCTTCAACTCCCACCACCAGTTCGACCGGATAAAGGCCGCCGGTCTCTGGGACCGGCTGGCGGAGAAGATCCGCAAGCAGGACATCGAGCTGCAGGGCAGCATCAACCCCAATCTCCTGGAGTACGAGAAGCTCTCCGAGGCCCGGCGCTACTCGGGCCGCCCCAAGCCGGCCGACTGGGCCTGCCCCTTCTCCGCCCGGGTCTGA
- a CDS encoding ferredoxin, whose amino-acid sequence MNVVVDLNRCQGYAQCAFLAPEVFTMHGEEALLYHPVVPDGQLERVRRAVAACPVQAILMGEEAGAGAR is encoded by the coding sequence TTGAACGTCGTCGTCGATCTCAATCGCTGTCAGGGCTATGCGCAGTGCGCGTTCCTCGCCCCCGAGGTGTTCACGATGCATGGCGAGGAGGCCCTGCTGTACCACCCGGTCGTTCCGGACGGGCAGCTGGAACGGGTGCGCCGGGCCGTGGCGGCATGCCCGGTGCAGGCCATCCTCATGGGCGAGGAGGCGGGCGCGGGTGCGCGGTGA
- a CDS encoding NAD(P)/FAD-dependent oxidoreductase: MRGEVRDGRIVIVGASLAGLRAAETLREKGFTGSLTLVGEEPQPPYDRPPLSKQVLLGRVPADRTGLPRRRDVEAQWRLGVRATGLDPIGKRVLLADGEEVPFDRLLIATGTRARPWPNPAEAALDGVFTLRTSDEARRLAERLDAGPRRVLVIGAGFTGSEIASACRERGLAVTVAERGPAPLVGALGGTLGALAAKLQRAHGVDLRCGVTVTALEGDGRLTGAQFSDGTHIDADVAVVALGAIRNTEWLAESGLAAGPRGVTCDAGCRAFDMYGIVTDDVFAAGDIARFPHPLFEYQLLSLEHWGNAVAQAEVAAHNMVNPGPRRLPHLTVPAFWSSQFGLNIKSVGVPTFSDQVVIAQGSLKDARLVAVYGYRGRVTAAVSVNQARSLAYYQRLIETAAPFPPAPGAADQIESPVPVPSDVPDPKLLSHGPTVALTGHMPDRRLTVVQPAR, translated from the coding sequence GTGCGCGGTGAAGTACGCGACGGCCGGATCGTCATCGTCGGCGCGTCGCTCGCGGGGCTGCGGGCCGCCGAGACGCTCCGGGAGAAGGGCTTCACCGGCTCGCTGACCCTGGTCGGGGAGGAACCGCAGCCTCCCTACGACCGGCCTCCGCTGTCCAAGCAGGTGCTGCTCGGGAGGGTTCCCGCGGACCGGACCGGGCTGCCGCGGCGCCGTGACGTGGAGGCGCAGTGGAGACTCGGGGTCCGTGCCACCGGACTCGATCCGATCGGGAAGCGGGTCCTTCTCGCCGACGGCGAGGAAGTGCCCTTCGACCGGCTGCTGATCGCCACCGGAACCCGTGCCCGGCCCTGGCCGAACCCGGCCGAGGCCGCCTTGGACGGGGTGTTCACCCTCCGCACCAGCGACGAGGCACGCCGCCTGGCGGAGCGTCTCGACGCCGGACCGCGGCGCGTCCTGGTCATCGGCGCCGGCTTCACCGGTTCGGAGATCGCCTCCGCCTGCCGGGAGCGCGGCCTGGCGGTGACGGTCGCGGAGCGGGGCCCGGCGCCCCTCGTCGGTGCGCTCGGCGGAACCCTGGGCGCGCTCGCCGCGAAGCTGCAGCGCGCGCACGGTGTCGACCTGCGCTGCGGAGTGACGGTCACCGCCCTGGAGGGCGACGGCCGGCTCACCGGCGCACAGTTCTCCGACGGCACACACATCGATGCCGATGTCGCCGTGGTCGCCCTGGGCGCGATCCGCAACACCGAATGGCTGGCCGAATCGGGACTCGCCGCGGGGCCCCGAGGGGTGACCTGCGACGCGGGGTGCCGCGCCTTCGACATGTACGGGATCGTGACCGACGACGTCTTCGCCGCCGGTGATATCGCCCGGTTCCCACACCCGCTCTTCGAGTACCAACTGCTCTCCCTGGAGCACTGGGGCAACGCGGTCGCGCAGGCCGAGGTGGCGGCCCACAACATGGTCAATCCGGGGCCGCGACGGCTCCCGCACCTGACGGTTCCGGCCTTCTGGTCCAGCCAGTTCGGCCTCAACATCAAGTCGGTGGGCGTGCCCACCTTCTCCGACCAGGTGGTCATCGCCCAGGGCTCACTGAAGGACGCCCGGCTGGTCGCCGTCTACGGCTACCGGGGGCGGGTCACCGCGGCCGTGAGCGTCAACCAGGCCAGGTCGCTGGCGTACTACCAGCGGCTGATCGAGACGGCCGCACCGTTTCCGCCCGCGCCGGGGGCCGCCGACCAGATCGAGTCCCCGGTCCCGGTCCCCTCCGACGTACCGGACCCGAAGCTGCTCTCGCACGGTCCGACCGTCGCCCTCACCGGTCATATGCCGGACCGACGCCTGACGGTGGTGCAGCCGGCCCGCTGA
- a CDS encoding cytochrome P450, translated as MAADTLFQRITDYAHRADPYPLYAELRESRVARQEDGSYLVGTYHEIAALLHDPRVSSDRRNRTAPDETGIGEEGLPPAFIGLDDPEHHRLRSLAMWSFGPPHTPGRIDAMHGEITRIVKDLIGGLAGKERIDIVDDFAYPLPVTVICRLLGVPIEDEPQFRQWSDAIVAGIDPSPGEDPAERQRAAAEARKTMALYLGELAGKRRDHPSGDMLSAFATGHGTDGQFTQLEIMTTSVLLLIAGHETTVNLITNGILTLLRHPDQLARLRSDPTLMPLAVEELLRYEPPVQMLPQRTPLADIEISGLTIPKGVPLILMLASGNRDPERFRDPDRFDPAREDNQHLGFGSGIHSCFGAPLARLEAQIALNELIQHLGSPRLVEDPPPYRRSPVLRGPRHLLVEPG; from the coding sequence ATGGCTGCGGACACCCTGTTCCAACGGATCACCGACTACGCCCACCGCGCCGACCCCTATCCGCTCTACGCCGAACTCCGCGAGAGCCGTGTGGCACGGCAGGAGGACGGCAGCTACCTGGTCGGGACCTACCACGAGATCGCCGCACTGCTCCACGATCCACGGGTCAGTTCGGACCGCCGCAACCGCACCGCACCGGACGAGACCGGCATCGGGGAGGAAGGACTCCCGCCGGCCTTCATCGGGCTCGACGACCCCGAACACCACCGGCTGCGGAGCCTGGCCATGTGGTCCTTCGGCCCGCCCCACACGCCCGGCCGGATCGATGCCATGCATGGCGAGATCACCCGCATCGTCAAGGACCTCATCGGCGGCCTGGCGGGCAAGGAACGGATCGACATCGTCGACGACTTCGCCTACCCGCTCCCCGTCACCGTGATCTGCCGCCTCCTGGGCGTACCGATCGAGGACGAGCCGCAGTTCCGCCAGTGGTCGGACGCGATCGTCGCCGGTATCGACCCCAGCCCCGGGGAGGACCCCGCGGAGCGCCAACGCGCCGCCGCAGAGGCCCGGAAGACGATGGCGCTGTATCTGGGAGAGCTCGCCGGGAAGCGCCGTGACCATCCGTCCGGCGACATGCTCTCCGCGTTCGCCACGGGCCACGGCACCGACGGGCAGTTCACCCAGCTCGAAATCATGACCACGTCCGTGCTGCTGCTGATCGCCGGCCATGAGACCACTGTCAACCTCATCACCAACGGCATCCTCACCCTGCTGCGCCACCCCGACCAGCTGGCACGTCTGCGCAGCGACCCCACTCTGATGCCCCTGGCGGTGGAGGAACTGCTGCGCTACGAGCCTCCCGTCCAGATGCTCCCGCAGCGCACCCCACTGGCCGACATCGAGATCTCGGGGCTCACCATCCCCAAGGGCGTGCCCCTCATCCTGATGCTCGCCTCCGGCAATCGTGACCCCGAACGGTTCCGTGACCCCGACCGCTTCGACCCGGCCCGCGAGGACAACCAGCACCTCGGGTTCGGCAGCGGCATCCACAGCTGCTTCGGCGCCCCGCTCGCCCGTCTGGAAGCCCAGATCGCCCTGAACGAACTCATCCAGCACCTCGGCAGTCCCCGCCTGGTCGAGGACCCGCCTCCGTACCGGCGCAGCCCGGTACTGCGCGGCCCCCGCCACCTGCTCGTCGAGCCCGGCTGA